The DNA sequence GTCCGGACCTATCAGCGGACGGGTGTCGTGCTGGCCCTCGTGCTCGCCACGCCGCCGGCGCTGTTGGCCGCGCTGTTCCCCGGGGCGCTGTTCGCGCTCGCGACGGCGGATACGGCCGTCGTCGAGGTCGCGGCGTCCACCGCGCCGCTCGCCGTCGCGACGATGGTGCCGATCGTGCTGTCGCTGAACATCGCGGGCGTGCTGCGCGCGTCCGGCGACAACGTGACCGTGATGATCGCGTCTCTGGTGGCCGACTATGCGGTGCTCGTGCCGTTGGCCTGGCTGCTCGGACTGGTCCTCGGATGGGGACTGACCGGGATCTATGTCGCGTGGCTGGGCTTCGGCCTCACCATGCTCGCGATCACGGGGTGGCGGTACTCCACGGGCCGCTGGCGGACCCGAATCGTCTGATCACTTGCTCAACTGTCGAGCTGATCCATACAGTTCGGCCGTCCACGAGAGACCTGGGAGGCAACGGTGTCGAGTCCGGAGACGATCACGGCGTCCGCCGGGGGCGCCCGCCGACGGGCGACGATGCTGCGCCTCGGAATGGTGGCGACGGCCGTCGCGCTCGCCGCGGGCTGCTCCGCGGCGCCGTCGACCGAGGTTCCGTCGCAGCCGGCCGCCGCCGCACCGGGCTTCCCGATGACCATCGACAACTGCGGTGTGCAGGTCCGCCTGGACGCGCCGCCGCAGCGGGTCGTGACGATCTACCAGCACCCGGCGGAGATCATGTACGCGCTCGGCCTCGAGCGCTCGATGGTCGGGACCGCCTACCCGGACAACCCCTATCTCCCGCAGTTCGCGGCCGCGAACGCGTCGGTGCCACAGATCTCGGACAAGGACGCCTCGTTCGAGCAGGTACTCGCCACCGGACCGGACATGGTCTACGGCGGCTACGACTCGGCGTTCTCCGCGGACAAGGGCACCGCCCGGGAGCGCTACCAGCAGTCCGGCGTCGCGACCTACCAGAACTCGGAGGCCTGCACGCCGAAGGTCACGATGGACACCGTCTGGTCCGAGATCCGCACGGTTGCGCGCATGTTCGGCGTCCCCGAGCGCGGCGAGTCGCTCGTCAGCGACCTGCAACGACGCGTGGATGCGTCGAGCGCCCGGGTCGCCGGTGCGCCTCCGGTGAGCGTGTTCGTCTATGACAGCGGCGAGGACACCGCGTTCACCGCCGGCGGACGCGGGATCAGCAACGACGTGATCGCACGCGCCGGCGGACGCAATGTGTTCGGGGACCTGGACGACCTCTTCGGCGACGTCTCGTTCGAGCAGGTCGCGCAGCGGGCACCGGACGTGATCGTGATCTACGACTACGCAGACGGCAGCGGCGGCGTCGAGGCGAAGAAGCGGTTCCTGCTCGCGCGTCCGGAGCTGGCCAGCGTGCCGGCGATCCGCAATCAGCGCTTCACCACGCTCACCCTGCAGGACGGCGTCGTCGGCGTCCGGCCGCCGATGGCCGTGGAGACCCTGGCCCGCGCCCTGCACCCCGACCGGTTCCGGTGACGATCGCACCCCGCCGCCCGGCCGCGGCGGACCTGGCTCCCGGCTCGCACTGGCGCCAGCCCGCGGTACTCGTCGTCCTGACGGCCGTGCTGGTCGTCTCGGTCACCGCCGGGATCTCGATCGGCTCCGTCACGATTCCGCCCGGCCAGGTGTGGTCCAACCTCGCGGCTGCGGTGACCGGCGGGCGGATCGACGCGACCGGGCCACCGTTCGTGCGGGCGATCGTCACCCAGAGCCGCGCCCCGCGGGTCCTGCTCGCCGTCGTCGTCGGGGCCGGCCTCGCCGTCGTGGGCGCCGCATTGCAGGCCCTCGTGCGCAACATGCTCGCCGACCCGTTCCTGCTCGGCGTCTCCTCCGGCGCCTCGGTCGCCGCGGTGCTCGTCATCATCTCCGGCGCGACCGCCGTCCTTGGCCTCACGACGCCGGTCGCGGCGTTCCTCGGCGCGTTGCTGGCGCTGTTCGTGGTCTACGCGATGTCGCGGTCCGGCGGGCAGGTCACGCCCACCCGGCTGGTGCTCTCCGGCGTCGCCGTCGCCTACGTTCTGTCCGCCCTGACCAGCCTGCTCCTGATCCTCGCGGCCCGCCCGGACGCCTACCGCGAGGTCCTGGCGTGGCTGCTCGGCAGCCTGGGCCGGGCCACCTGGGACCTCCTGTGGCTGCCGACGGCGGCGGTCGCGGTCGGCGTGGCGATCCTGCTCGCCACGGCCCGCCCGTTGAACCTGCTGCTCGCGGGCGACGAGGCCGCGACGACGATGGGTGTCGACGTCCCGCGGTTCCGCGCGGCGATGTTCGTCCTGACCTCGCTCGTCACCGGCGTCCTGGTCTCGGTGTCGGGGCCGATCGGCTTCGTCGGGCTCATCGTCCCGCACGCGGTGCGCCTGGTCGTCGGCAGCGACCACCGCCGCCTCCTCCCGGCCGCCGCCCTGAGCGGGGCGTCGTTCCTGGTGTGGGCCGACGTCGCCGCCCGCACCGTCGCCTCGCCGATCGAGGTCCCGGTCGGGGTGCTGACCGCGCTGTGCGGTGGGCCGTTCTTCCTGTGGCTCGTGCGGCGCGAGGCCCGTCGCGGCACCCGGACCAGCGCATGAGCGACCCGGCCGGGCTGGCCGTGTCCGACCTGGCGGTCCGGCTCGGCGGCCGGACCGTCGTCGACGGCGTGTCGTTCACGGTGGCCCCGGGCCGCACGCTCTGCCTCGTCGGACCGAACGGCAGCGGCAAGTCGACGCTGCTGCGCGCCGTGCTGCGGATCCTGCCCGCGGAGCGCGGGACGGTTGCGCTCGACGGCCGCGCGGCGGGGGAGTTCTCCGCCCGCGAGTTCGCCCGCAACGTCGCCGCGGTCCTGCAGGACCCCGGCGCCGAGTTCGACATGTCGGTGCGCGAGGTCGTCGGTATGGGGCGCGCGCCGTTCCAGCGCCTGCTCGTATCCACCGAGTCCGACGACGACGAGACCGTCGCTGCAGCACTGGCCGCGGCCGGCGTCGCGCACCTGACCGAGCGGTCCTACCGGACCCTCTCCGGCGGGGAGCGCCAGCGCGTGGTCATCGCCCGCGCGTTCGCCCAACGTCCCCGGCTGCTGGTGCTCGACGAACCGACCAACCATCTCGACGTCCGCCACCAGTTCGACGTGCTGGACGCCGCACGGCGTCGGGGAGTCACCACCGTGATGGCCCTGCACGACCTCAACCTCGCCGCCCACTACGGCGACGACGTCGCGGTGCTTCACGACGGGCGCCTGCACGCCCAAGGCCCGCCGTCGGACGTGATCACCGAGGAGATGGTGCGCGACGTCTACGGTGTCCGCGCCGAGGTCGCGCCCGACGCCGACACCGGCCGCCCGCACATCCGCTTCCGACCGCCGGCACCCGACCTCCGAGGAGTCACGCCGTGACCTACCCGACGACCCACCCGACCGACCGGGCCGTCGTGCTGGTCGCCCGACCGACCCCCGCCGGCCTCGACGAACGGGCCCTGCGGCGGCTCGCCGGAGCCGTCGCCGGCCGGGTACCGGACCCCGTCCGCGTCGCGCACCTCGACCACGAGACGCCGTCCCTGCACGAGGTCCTCGACGAGCTGGCCGCGGCCGGGAGCGCCTCCATACTGGTCCTCGCGCTCGCGGTACCCGCGGACCGCTACCTCACGACGTGGATCGCGAAGGCCGTCGCGAACTGGCGGGAGACGCGGGACTCCACCCTGGAGATCCGCCAGGCCGACGGGCTGACGGACCTGCCCGGCGTCGCCGACGCCGTCGCCGATCTCGTCGCGTCCGGCGGCCGTCCGGTCACCGCGTCCCCGGCCGGATTCCGCAGCCCGGCGTGGTCGGACCTGGACATCCCGAACCGGCACCTGCTCGTCTGCCGTGGGCCGCGCTGCACTGCACACGGTGCCGGAGCTACACACCGGGCCCTGGCCGACGCCACGCGCGGGTCGTCGACCCAGGTCACCGGAATGTCCTGCGTCGGACCGTGCAACCTCGGGCCGCTGGTCATCGAACACCCGTCCGGCCAGTGGCACCAACACGTCGACCCGACGCGGGCAGAGGTCCTGGCCCGACCGGACTCGGTGCCCGACGACGTGATGGGCGGCCTACCCCGCCCGACCGGACGGGTGTGAGAGTCCACCTTTCTGCCTAGAGTTGGCAATAGCCAACATGTTGGGGTGATGTCGTGGACGAGGACTGTCCGACCGCGCACGACGGGACGGAGTGCTCTGGGTGCGAGTGGGAACGCCACCCGCAGGCGTTTCGGTGGTTCCCCGAACTCGGTACGCCGTTGCGCGACCCGAGTAAGCCTGGACCTGCTGGGCGACAATCTGCGATGAGCTGAGGCGTGGTCACGATGCCGTGGTGTTCGTCGACGAGGCCGAACCAGCACAGGACCTATCCTCCGAACTGGAGCTCGGCACTCCGCGGTGGCGCGTTATTGGTTCTCGGTCGTCCAGTCATGTCGCCGACTAGTGCTAACTGGAGTCCCACTTCTTCCCGCTCGATAGCTGACTCTCGGCTTCGTTGACCAAATCGGTTGGGCCAAGAATGCCTCCGGAGAATTCAGTGCCGTTGCAGGCGAGGTTCGGCATGTAATGGACCTGATCGTTGAACGTCTCTGGACAATAGATCCACATCGGTTCGAGATCAGGGGGCTGCCGGAAGAAAGCCTCCTCAGTAAAACCGTCCTCGGTTACTGGCCAGGTCGGACCGCGGATCTCGAAGGCGGTGGCTTCAGCGCGACTCCTGTACGCGATGGTGCACATGACGTTCGATCCAACATATCGATTGCGCCTAGCAACGGCTCTCACCGCGCGAGTCAGATGGCGAGCAATGCCATACGGATGTGAATGCTGCCTGGCGCACCTGCCGAGTTGTCTGCGAAGGTCGCGTTGCTCCCGTGGCGTCAGCCGTTGGCCTGCGACGTGTAACCCGAACGGGGCCTTCGCTTCTAGGTACTTGTGGGAAAATCTAAAACGATCCGATGCCTCGTCTCCATTCTTCGCTGACGCCGCTTTGGGCATTACTGGCGATGGAAAAGAACGGAAACAGGTTATCGTGTGTGGGAGGCATCCCGGCCACGTCTGTGGGATGCTCGCCGCCAATGAAGCCAATCCCGACGAACGATATCCGTTTGTGGTGCGGCCATGTCTTTCTGGGGGTGTCTAATCGAAGCTGCTGGACTTTTGCCGTTGCTTCTGCGCACAGATAGTTGAGCATCTGCTGCAAG is a window from the Pseudonocardia sp. HH130629-09 genome containing:
- a CDS encoding ABC transporter substrate-binding protein encodes the protein MSSPETITASAGGARRRATMLRLGMVATAVALAAGCSAAPSTEVPSQPAAAAPGFPMTIDNCGVQVRLDAPPQRVVTIYQHPAEIMYALGLERSMVGTAYPDNPYLPQFAAANASVPQISDKDASFEQVLATGPDMVYGGYDSAFSADKGTARERYQQSGVATYQNSEACTPKVTMDTVWSEIRTVARMFGVPERGESLVSDLQRRVDASSARVAGAPPVSVFVYDSGEDTAFTAGGRGISNDVIARAGGRNVFGDLDDLFGDVSFEQVAQRAPDVIVIYDYADGSGGVEAKKRFLLARPELASVPAIRNQRFTTLTLQDGVVGVRPPMAVETLARALHPDRFR
- a CDS encoding FecCD family ABC transporter permease — encoded protein: MTIAPRRPAAADLAPGSHWRQPAVLVVLTAVLVVSVTAGISIGSVTIPPGQVWSNLAAAVTGGRIDATGPPFVRAIVTQSRAPRVLLAVVVGAGLAVVGAALQALVRNMLADPFLLGVSSGASVAAVLVIISGATAVLGLTTPVAAFLGALLALFVVYAMSRSGGQVTPTRLVLSGVAVAYVLSALTSLLLILAARPDAYREVLAWLLGSLGRATWDLLWLPTAAVAVGVAILLATARPLNLLLAGDEAATTMGVDVPRFRAAMFVLTSLVTGVLVSVSGPIGFVGLIVPHAVRLVVGSDHRRLLPAAALSGASFLVWADVAARTVASPIEVPVGVLTALCGGPFFLWLVRREARRGTRTSA
- a CDS encoding ABC transporter ATP-binding protein, which encodes MSDPAGLAVSDLAVRLGGRTVVDGVSFTVAPGRTLCLVGPNGSGKSTLLRAVLRILPAERGTVALDGRAAGEFSAREFARNVAAVLQDPGAEFDMSVREVVGMGRAPFQRLLVSTESDDDETVAAALAAAGVAHLTERSYRTLSGGERQRVVIARAFAQRPRLLVLDEPTNHLDVRHQFDVLDAARRRGVTTVMALHDLNLAAHYGDDVAVLHDGRLHAQGPPSDVITEEMVRDVYGVRAEVAPDADTGRPHIRFRPPAPDLRGVTP
- a CDS encoding (2Fe-2S) ferredoxin domain-containing protein; translation: MTYPTTHPTDRAVVLVARPTPAGLDERALRRLAGAVAGRVPDPVRVAHLDHETPSLHEVLDELAAAGSASILVLALAVPADRYLTTWIAKAVANWRETRDSTLEIRQADGLTDLPGVADAVADLVASGGRPVTASPAGFRSPAWSDLDIPNRHLLVCRGPRCTAHGAGATHRALADATRGSSTQVTGMSCVGPCNLGPLVIEHPSGQWHQHVDPTRAEVLARPDSVPDDVMGGLPRPTGRV